TTCTTCTTCGCCGGAGCGATCAATCCAGAGCTCTGTGAGCCACTCTGGCTGGGGGTCTTTGACGATTTCTTCCTGAATGAAGGCTTTAACCTTTCTTAGGATCTGATCGTTGTAAAAGAGGCAACCACCACCGAAGGTGCTCACAGGGATGCCGTAATAGCCATCGAGGATTTCGTCATACCCGCCGAACATACCATCCACCGCAGAACTGATCCAAGGGGACTCGCTGAGATATTCGACTAAGCTCGGCTCTAATTCTTCGGAGAGATATTCTGGGGCGTTATAGGGATTGGGTTGGCTGATGTAGGAGTCCATCGCCGAGTAGAAGCGAGCGGTGTTGCCACTTTTGATGACTTGATCGTTGCGTGCTGCGATGTCAGGAGCAGTGCCACTGATCAGGTGCACGTTCATAAACTGATTGTAGATGCCCTGATTGATAGGGACTTGCTCAACAGTGATACCCGCTTCTTTCACCTTGGGCAACTTCATGTATTGATCCATGGCCCACTGCATGGCCTCACGGTAGCCAGGCTCGAGCTGCCAGTGCGCGACTCGTATCACTTTACTGTCCGGGTTCTCTCCATCGCCTCCATTCATGGAGATGATTAAGAAACGGCCAGCGCTTAGGAAGTAGGCGACACCAAGAATCGCAAAGGCGATATAGTTAAGACGAAATTTCATTGTTCAGGAGCTCCTCGGAACGCATTTTGAATAGACGGAACAGCCATGGCATTTTCGGGGTGTGCCTCGTTATATTCCTTGATGGATTTGACCGCGACCCAGCCATATTGGCTGCGGGGGAAGTTTTCCACGAGCTGTTTGCAGTATTCTGCAGAGAGACGTTGATCGCCTGCGAGTCTGGCAAATCTAGACATGCGCCAGATGTAGATGTGAGCCTTTGTATCGTTGGCGAAACCGGCTGCTTCTGCGATTTGGTAGGCTTTGAGGGCAGCGGCTGGATCTGCTAGGCGTTCGAAATATAGGTCGCCAAGGTATTGAGCGGCAACGCTCTGCCAAGCCGAGTCAGGATTGTTTTTCAGGAAGTTTTCCAGGAGTGAAATGGCTCTTTGAACACCATCTTCTGTCAGTGATTGCACGTGTGTTTGTGCGAGACGCATGGTCGCTTCTGCTGCGATATCTGTGCCTTCGGCGGACGTCATGACCTCCTCATAGAGCGACTGTGCTTTGGCCAAGTCTACCGTGTCGTTGGGAAAGTCGGCGACCTCGGCGATGCGGGCTAAGTTGACTTTTGCCATCGCGACGACCTGAGCATCTTCGGATTTTTCAACTATCTCCTCGAAAAGTGACTGTGCATGGTCGATCGAAGTGCCGCTTGGTGGGCTACTGTGCCATGACGCGATCGCGGCAGAAAAAGTAATCTTTGTCCATTCCTGGTCGTCTGGTGATAAGTCGGACTGCGCTTGGTTGAACTTAGTCTCCGCTAAATTATAGTCGTAATATTTGAGTGCCTCAAAGCCCGCCTCGACCGTGTCCTCTTGTGATTGAGAGCTGTCGTTGCAGCCAGTCAGATGGCAAAGCGCCAAAATACTCGCGAAAACGGGCAGGGCTATTTTCGTATTTTGTAAGCGGGACGGGAGAACAATCAGTGGCATGGACGGTAAAATGTTTGGATGTGATACCAAGTGAGGGAGCCGTATAAGTGGCTAGAAGGTAATCTGAAGAAGATTCTCGGACTCCTTGAGCAAAGTATCATCTATAGGGATGTCGTCGATAGGTGTGCCATTTAGGCTACGTGAGACGAACCCTGTCTTGTTCCATTCGATGCGAATCTTTTTGCCTCGGAACCTGCGAACGAGGGATGCCTCCTCCCAGTTGTCTACCGGTAGTGTGCCTTGCACGGTCAGGCCTTCAAGAGTGGCGACGACCCCCATAACTCCTTCGACTGAACAGCGCAGTGCCCATCCAGCAGCACCTGTTCGCCACGAGAAGTAGGAGCGACCAGATGTTTCACCAGCTTCGGGTGATGCGTAGGAATTGGTCAACGAATACGGCTCTTGTCTTGAGACCGAGGGTGGATTTTTCGGGTTGGTCGGGAATGTGCTTTTGAGAGCATTCATCGCTTTACCTCGCTGGCCTGCCAAGCTTAGGGCGTAGGTCATAAACATGGACCCGTGGCAATAATTTCCGCCGTTTTCAAGGCGACCGGGTTGAGCGGCGCTTAGGTGACCTATACTTGGGTTGAAAGCTCGATAGGGCGGAGTGAGTAGACGGAAGCCGTGGACGATCTGGAGTTTGTTTTCGACTGCCTCGATCAGTTTCGGGTATTGATCCTCCGTTGCGATCCCCGCGATGATACTCCATGCCTGCGGAAGAAGGTAGATTGAACCTTCTGTGCACTTCGGTGCTCCGACGGGATCGCCAGCGTCGGTGAATGCTCTTGAATACCACTCACCATTCCAGGCCTCCTTGCGAAGTATTGCCGTGATGTTACGAGTTTTCTCAGCGAATTCTTTTTCGTCATCATGGTATTCGCACTGCTTCGCGATGAGCTCCATCTTACGTAGTGATTCGGCCATCGCCATGGTTGTCCAGACGCTTTGTCCTTTGCCATCCTTACCCGGGCCGGTGAGACGGTCATTCCAGTCGCCGTAGGGCATGAGGCAGAGCCCGCGGTCTCCACGCGTTTTCCACAGGTAGTCGACACAGCGGCGAAGATGTTCATAGAGTGTGCCGGTTTCTTCCGATTCGAAGAAAGCCGCTTCAATATCAAGTGCTGCCAAATCGCCGGTTTCGGCCAGATAGGCATGCGTCGCAAAAATTAACCAGGTGCCACCATCGTTGTAGGCGTCGCGATCAATCGGTGCCCATTTCCGCACAGTGCGTCCATCGCTGTATTGATATTCCAGGCAGTCTAGAATCATCTTCTTCGAATATTCTGGTTTGAGCAGAGTGAAGGCCCAGGCGTCTTGATTGCTGTCGCGGAAGCCTTTGGCCCAACCACGATTCCAGAAAGCACAATAGTGCAACTGGTGTTTGATCCACGTGTTCACAAACAAATCAAACTCATCATCTGGTGTAGAGACTTCCAGCGAATCATAAGTCGATTCGAAGCGAGCCTGTTGTTTTTTTCGCGAAATTTTGATGTCCTTCGCCGTGGTGAGCGGCATGGTCTGCATGTCCTGATTGGAGGTGTCAGAGAGCCCTAGGGTGAAGGATGTTTTGCAGGCTTCATTGGAGGGAATCGTGTAGTCGAGGTACCCCGAGAGGATGGGAGACTCGATTGAGTTTTGCGTGGATGGCCAGTCTTCAAGCACTGCATCCGGACGTGCGATGGAGCCGATCGTTCCAGTGAAGCACTCTTTGTCGAAGGCC
The nucleotide sequence above comes from Coraliomargarita algicola. Encoded proteins:
- a CDS encoding tetratricopeptide repeat protein yields the protein MPLIVLPSRLQNTKIALPVFASILALCHLTGCNDSSQSQEDTVEAGFEALKYYDYNLAETKFNQAQSDLSPDDQEWTKITFSAAIASWHSSPPSGTSIDHAQSLFEEIVEKSEDAQVVAMAKVNLARIAEVADFPNDTVDLAKAQSLYEEVMTSAEGTDIAAEATMRLAQTHVQSLTEDGVQRAISLLENFLKNNPDSAWQSVAAQYLGDLYFERLADPAAALKAYQIAEAAGFANDTKAHIYIWRMSRFARLAGDQRLSAEYCKQLVENFPRSQYGWVAVKSIKEYNEAHPENAMAVPSIQNAFRGAPEQ
- a CDS encoding GH36-type glycosyl hydrolase domain-containing protein, producing MSHLAEAPSSKTERSKIQVDQWGHFNLSTNEFVMETPFTPRPWKNILWNQQYNTQPTQASGGVSYKRDHDGSIILLNWTGEKYFYLKNTQTGEVFSPSVAPISNKSFEHFEYKIGLSYSLTKIRQCGLEVTVTQSTDHTRPREYFELELKNLRASEQTWRVVFFSDIDLAVGKGKFGSTDRFEATHTADKRRLITRNLLDTKGDHVAYLECSAPFQGWAFDKECFTGTIGSIARPDAVLEDWPSTQNSIESPILSGYLDYTIPSNEACKTSFTLGLSDTSNQDMQTMPLTTAKDIKISRKKQQARFESTYDSLEVSTPDDEFDLFVNTWIKHQLHYCAFWNRGWAKGFRDSNQDAWAFTLLKPEYSKKMILDCLEYQYSDGRTVRKWAPIDRDAYNDGGTWLIFATHAYLAETGDLAALDIEAAFFESEETGTLYEHLRRCVDYLWKTRGDRGLCLMPYGDWNDRLTGPGKDGKGQSVWTTMAMAESLRKMELIAKQCEYHDDEKEFAEKTRNITAILRKEAWNGEWYSRAFTDAGDPVGAPKCTEGSIYLLPQAWSIIAGIATEDQYPKLIEAVENKLQIVHGFRLLTPPYRAFNPSIGHLSAAQPGRLENGGNYCHGSMFMTYALSLAGQRGKAMNALKSTFPTNPKNPPSVSRQEPYSLTNSYASPEAGETSGRSYFSWRTGAAGWALRCSVEGVMGVVATLEGLTVQGTLPVDNWEEASLVRRFRGKKIRIEWNKTGFVSRSLNGTPIDDIPIDDTLLKESENLLQITF